Genomic DNA from uncultured Methanospirillum sp.:
CATACGTGCTTTCATTGCAGAGCTCAGAGCAACTAAAGGAATCAGTGATGTAAGAGCAGCTAAGTTGTGTAGTAACATCACGGGGTTGAGAAGATGGACTCCACCGTTTGATGAGATGACTACTCCTGATGTATATCTCGCATCTGACAAGATCCGGAATGCAGGGTTTAAGAATAATTCTGAAGCGGATATCATTAGGGCTCTGAAGCGTGTTTGTTTGTGGATTTGTGAAAATGGCAAAGCAGCACCTGGACTACAGGTTGAAAAAGTCCGGCTTATCAAGACTCCAGGATATGACTCTGCTACGAAAGATGTGTCTGACCTTCTTACTCCTGAACAAGTGATGGATATGATCACTCATGCTGGAAACATTCGCAACCAGGCTATCATCTCGACTCTGTATGAGGGTGGGTTTAGAATTGGGGAAATTGGGAATTTGCAATGGTCACAAATAAAATTTTATGAGGAACATGCGACCATTAGCACCGACTTTAAAACCGGAAAACAGAGGGCGATTCCTCTTTACAATAGTCTTGGATATCTAAAGAGTTGGCTAAATCAATTCCCTGGAAATTCTAGCGCGCAAGGTGCATTTGTCTTTGTTGCTCGTGGTGTTGAACCATTTACTTATGATGGACTACGCAAGGTAATTCAGCGTGCAGCAGACAAGGCAGGTATCACCCGAAAGATCACTCCTCATACCTTCCGCCATAGTAGGATCACCCATTTGATCAAAGAAGGGTGGAAGGAATCAGTGATCAAGAAAATGATGTGGGGGTCTGTGGAGTCTGATATGTTCAAAACTTACCTGCACCTCTGTGAGGATGATATAGCTGATGAGGCAGCCGAACGTATGGGTGTGAGAAGGCGAGGACGGCCAACAAATGAAAGCAAGAAACTTGAGCCTATTCAATGCCTCTCTTGTGGTACTGTTAACCCATTCACGCACCGTTTCTGTAGTGCCTGTGGCACCCCACTAACACCGGAGGCTGGTGACCGAATGAAATTGATATTACATACCGGTGAAAGTGATCCACGGTTTAAAATTGCCAAAGAAGCCGCTGAAAGGGCTCTTATGGAAATGGTAATATAATTTTACCCTCTCATTTTATCTGTTGCAATTTCAAATCCAGATCTTCGAAAAATTGATGTAAAAATAGACTCCTCATCTTATTTTTTCATCTAGGGGTCTGTCCCCTATATCTGGTACATCTGGGACATGTGTTCCATTATATGGCACTTAAATATCTTAACATACCATCCAATTCTGGCCTTTCACCTCATATATTAGAATTAAAATTATGAGAAAATCGCCCATTTTATCGGATGGTAAAAGAGACTAGGTTTTTGAGTTGTCTTCTGTATAAATTAAGTATCAGTCTCAATTTAATCAAAAACATTAGTGATATTACTTGAGTATTTAGTCTTTCTTGCAATCTGAAGCATTTATTTCAGGAATGAATAACACATTTGGTACATTCAATTTTAAATACTGTTCAACGCGGTATGACAATATGTCGTCGTCACCCTTTAGGTCAAAAAAGAAAGAATCGATCTCATTGGCGCATTTTAGTATTCTCTGCCTTAATTTTGGATATATTGTAGCATCTAAAATGAATCCTGCGTAAATAGTACAAAAAATCAACCAGATTTCAAAATCATCTTCATTTCCTGATTTTCTACTATCTGATAATAATAACGAAATTAATGTTAGAAGGGATTTATGCCCTTTTGAAATTGAACCGGTTACGAATAAAGATGGTGAAACGTTTAAGGCCTTTACGAAAGTAATAAGGATTTCTTCAGATATTACTACTTTTCGAATTCTGTTTGCCTGGAAATCCCCTTCAATAAAATTAATAAATATCCATGGTAAAAAATCTTTAAGAAAATATTGATATTTTTCCATATTTGTCATGGCAATTTGATATATTATATCTGAACAAAAAAAGGCACTAATGTCATCAGCTAATCCTGTATCCCATTCAGATTCAAGGATTAACCCACATAAATAATTAAAAGAAGCTTCTTCTTTTTCATCAAGACTCCATCTATTTGCCATTCCTGGAGTGTTTTCTTTCTTTAGAATCCTCTCTGACTCTAATTTCTCTAAATGATTTTTAACTCCCGTGAGTGCGGTTATTTTAAATTTAAATCTTAAATATTCACGAATTTCGGGTTCATAGCATGCGCCTCCAGAACGAATCACGTATTTGATTATTTCCTTTTGAGTACCTCCTGGTGTGAGTCTGTTTATTTTATTTGGGTGATATTCAGTCACAATAGTTGTTAGGATAACTTCTGTAGTAAATTAGGATGATATCTCGTCATCAGGAACTCTGCTATAGTATACTCTGCTATGTGGTATACTTTTAATAACTGAAAAACCCACCATTACTCATGCCACCAGAAACGACAATCCCCGTAAAACGTGCCACAGTTGCCCGTTTAGTAAAACATGGCGCGATGAGGGAGACGTATGACCACCTGATAAACCGGATTCTGGACAACTATGAATCCGACAATTTGAGATGTCGCAATGTCACAAGCAATTGAAAATATTAGCATTAATTCATTTATTCCTCCCCCTCTGGAAATTACCGCCGAAGAATTGCGAAATATTCCAGACCCAATTGTGAAAATGATCGCAGAAGACTATGTTCGCCGAGGTTTCTGGAAAATTGTGGCGTGTGACGTTTAGGGTATCGGTTTTTATACTGCGTTAGGGTTGGAGTACGTGATCGATGAAATGAGAATCATAACAACAGCCTCAGGAATCCAAGAGGTTCACACTAGTGTGACTGTGCGTCTGGATCTTTATGAGAAGGCTAAAGAAATGAAAATCTCTCTTAGAACAGTTTTAGAAAAAGCATTGATTGATGAAATAACACGAAAACAAGCGTGATCTAATGAAATTTAACAATAATAAGTCCTTGTTTGATGTGACGGCATCAACAAGGATGAGCATAATAACTCAAAGTATATGCAATATTGTATTTGGTTTGTATCAGGATAAAGATACTACTCCTCTAACCCCTCCCGGTTTTGAAAAAAGAGGCCGAGAACATCCATTGTATAATGGCTATAATGGAGGTCTTCGATGTTGAGTTTTTTAACAGACAAGATCACTGACATCAGATCTGACTTGCTTCCCGAACTGGAAACTAGATTTGGCGAGATTTACTCAGAAATAAATAAAAACAAGATCTTTTTTAGGTTTCGTTCAGAAGAAAACGCTCTGTGCGGGCAAACCGCAATCGCAGAGTATGTTAAAACGCGAAAGATACCCGGAAATGTAACCCCGAGTTCAAACAAAACAATAATTCTCGTCATTAGGGAAGAAAATGACTGAATCCCCTTCATCTTCGCTCCTTCCTCCCCAGTTTGAACGGGAGGATTTGAGATTTGTTTTAATCCCTCCAGGAGAAAAGGGACCGCGATCACTTGGATGGAATAAACTTGAAAATGGGTTGCTATGGAATGACATTCGATTACATCAGCATATCCGGGATGGAGGTAATTATGGGTATTATCCTGCCCCCAAATCATGCTTAATTTCATTAGATGTTGATAATGCGGGTATATTTCATCAGGCTGGGGGCTCTGAGTTAATAGGTGATACTTTCAGGTATACAGCATGGCAAGATTGTCATAAGTACAGAGCTATTGTAGAATGTCCTGATATCCCACCAGAGTGGAAAGGGCATAAAACGAGTATCACACAGGAAGATAGGAGCACCATCTTTGAGATATTCTTTCCTGCAAACAAAGAGAAGACCGGTGGTCAATGTGTTGGTCCTGGCAGTACTCATCCAAATGGAAATAGATATCTTCCTTTTGATGATAAAGCACCCTTCTGGGTCTTATCCTGGGTTGACATTTGGGAGATTGTTCAGAAACTAAGCCCTGTAACCATTGAACCAACCATCCCTGAATCTATAAACAAACTCCAGGGGTATGGTCATGGCGTATCTTTGACAGATCGGTATGGCTTATCTGTTCGTGATCATTACCCGGACAATCCCCGCATTGCAGGTGATGAAGTCCGTGGAGCACATCCGATTCATGGAAGTACAACCGGTGAGAATGTTTCAGTAAATCCTGCAAAAGGAACATTCTATTGTTTTAGGTGTGGTAGAGGCGGTGATGCGGCAATTTGGGATGCTATCAATCGAGGAATCATTCGTTGCGATGAGTCTTATGATGTTGAGGCCTTGAAAAGGCATGCCGAAATCCTTGATTATGAGCGACCTGAAGTCCGATATCTTGAGCGAATAGAGTGGAAGCGTAAACAGCAAAAAATGGTGAAAGTATGAGTGAAGTGGCATCAAAACCTCCCATGTTCACCGATCTCGCTCTTGATGCACTACGTATGGCTAAAGGTCGGTCGTTGGCAAAAGTGAAGGAGTCTGGTGCATATCTTATTAAAAGGGTGCCAGATAAAAACGGGGATCTGGTTTGTGAATTTTGGGATATCGCAGTTTACTCTCTAGTTAAACGAAAAAAATCAGAGGATGTTATCTCCTTACTTTCAACGCGAAACAAGCAATTAGGGCCTGATCTGGAATTATCTTATGGAAAATTACAGGAAATTAAGGAATTGGCATACTCCTTTATAACTGTTTCAAAGCGGGATGATCCACCAGAAAAATCTGAAGAAGAGGAACTACAAAGACATCTTCCCTTTTTTGAGAAGGATGGGAAATTATTCCTCACATGCATCACCCCTAATGAAACCTTTCAGTATGCTCACCTGGAGGGGAGTAATGTGGTATTCTCAAATCAGGAACTTGATCCCAAAGGTGTGATCTCTACTCCTCCAGAATTACCAGTCCACCAGGATCGGGGAACAACAGTTTTTGTTGTAGGTCTACCAAAAACAGACCTTCTTACTAAAGCACCAGAGGTGTCTCCAGATGAATTGTTTTCTCGAATGAGAAATCATTTTTATAAATACACTGATGCTCCTGAAGTTGATTATGAGGTTTTTGTATATTTCTGTCTATATTCCTGGTTTTATTCAAAGTGTGGTACTGCCCCATATCTCCGTTTTCTTGGAGATACAGGAAAAGGTAAATCAAGGTTTTTAAAGGTAACTTCAGACCTCTGTTTTTACCCTATTAAAGCCTCAGGCTCTTCTTCTCTGAGTGGAATCATGAGATTCAAAGAGCGTTGGATGGGCACACTCCTTATCGACGAGAGTGATTTAAAGGGTGATCAAGCAGACCCTTTGATAAAATATCTTAATTTGGGTTTTGAGCGAGATAATTTCTTCATTTTGACGGATAAGAATGATGTGGGGAAGTCTCATATCTTTGATCCTTTTGGTCCAAAAATTATTGCAATGCGTCAACCATTTCGAGATGTTGCAACAGAAGGTCGATGTCTCTCTTTCTCCCCTAATGAAACTGCACGTGATGATATTCCCTCTGAACTACCATCAGCATATTACAATGAAGTTGAGGATTTAAGGGTCCTAATTGCTCGGTTTACTCTGAATCACTGGCAAGATGTAGATGAATCCTCCATGATTTCTTGTGTTGGCATGGATATCGAACCTCGTCTAAAGCAAATGGCACGGCCATTATCTATTATTCTCAAATTATTCCCTGATGGAGAAGAAAGATTTAAAAATTACCTGAATGTTAGACAAAAAGAGATCAAACAGACAAGAGCGGAGAGTTGGGAAGGAGGAATGTTCAATTACGCTCTTCAACTCGCATTAGGTGAAGAAGACCTGATGATTGATCCTGAATTCGGACGTTATTATAATGACGGAAAAATCCAGTGCGTTCTTCCGAAAATGATTGCCGAGTCCTTAAAAATAAGCCCAAAGGCGGTAACAAGGGCGTTAGAAGGAATAGGGATGGAAGTCAGGCAACGTCGGGTAACTGTATGTTCAAAAAGTGGAACTTCTTCAAAGAAGGTTCGACCTCTGACTGTCCCAAACAAGCAAAAGTGGAAAGAGATGACTCAACGGTACTATCTGATTGATACCGAAGGAAACCTTCCACCTTGTCCTGATTGTCTGAAAGGGCCTGAGTATAACACCTGGCAAAAGGGGATATCAGATACTGATGCAGCCGTTCAATCCTCCTCCTCTGAAAGTAGTACCGGTCAGCCCCCTGATCAAAATGATCCTGATCATAATGGAACACTTGTTCCAGTTGTACCATATACAGGGGACACCCGACAGAGTTTTCATGGTACTAGAAAAGGTGAGAAGCAAGAGGATTCTGATCATAGTGGAACACATGTCCCAGATGTACCACATACAGGGGACAGACCCACTACATATCTCGAGTGGATCACCTACCACGGATTGCCTAAAGATACAATCCCCACTGATTTCTCTCAAATTCAAAATACTTCAGAATTACATGGGCAAAAATGCCACTGTAAGGGATGTTTAGACCCAGAAAGATCTAATCCCATTTTTTGGAATACCAAATTGCCTGAATATTCAAGATCCCGGATTTGTCATGTTCATTATAATGAAATGATGGCTCTATGGAAAGCCGAGCAGGGAAGTGACGAAAATTATGACTGAATTATATAATCCATTATCAAGCCGAGGATCAGTTTTTGCGACGTCACTCGAAGGAGAACGGGCACGATTGCTCATTCAGGAGATGGTAGGGACAGAGTTAGGAAATATCAAGGTGCCTGGATCGATTGGATCGATTCAATAATTGATATGAAATGGCAGCCAAATGCACTATTTGTAACCATTCTGACCGAGATGCTATCAATCGATTGATAGTATCAGGAGTCAGTAACCGATCCATACTGGCTCAGTACTCCACTTTAAGTCTGGGGGCAATCCAGCGACACAAGAAACATATCCCAAAGCATCTGAGCAAGGCGAAAGAAGTCGAAGAGATAACCGAAGCTGGTAATTTGCTTAGTGATCTCGAAGGGCTCAGAGAATCTGCACTCGGATTTCTTAACGAGGCCAAAGAGGCAAAAGATCTGAAATCTGCTGCCAGTCTGATAAATGTCGCTTGTAAAGTCATTGAGACGTTAGGAGAGGTCAGGGGAGAGTTAGATCGAAAAGCTACGGTAAATATCATTTATTCACCTGCTTGGATACAGACCCGGACAGTAATTTTGTCAGCTCTTGAGCCTTTTCCAGAAGCTCGTGTATCAGTAGCTCAAGCACTCCAGGAGATAACCAAATGATTCAGACGGATCTTAGATATGCTTTAGATCCTTGTGCTTTCAGTTCTGAAATTTGTAAAAAAGATCCTGATCCCTGGCAACGAACGGTTTTGTTGTCGAATAAAAGGCTACTGATGAATTGCACCAGGCAAGCCGGGAAAAGCACTGTTGCAGCAATAAAAGCATTACATCGGGCAATTTACTACCCTGGTTCAACAATCATAGTGATTTCAAAAACTGAACAACAATCGAAATTGCTACTTGATAAATTGAAGGTATTTTATAAATTGGTCCCGGATCAGCCACAACCAGAGGAAGAAAATAAAACCAGCCTGAAACTTAAAAATGGATCTTGGATCAAAGCCCTCCCGGGTAATCAGCCTGATAATGTTAGAGGTTTTTCAGCTGTTGATCTATTGATTGAAGATGAGGCTGCGTTTGTCTATGACCAACTGTACTATGCAATTCTCCCCATGTTGGCTGTATCAAGAGGAAAATTAATCCTAATGAGTACTCCTAATGGGAAAAGGGGTCACTTTTATCAAGAATATACCGGTGATGGAGAATGGATAAGGGTTAAGATCCCTTGGCAGGATTGCCCTCGAATTTTTCCTTCGGATATTGAAGAGTATAAACGTAGTCTGGGACAGTGGCATTTTAAACAGGAATTTGAATGTGAATTTGGAGAAACCCTTGATAATG
This window encodes:
- a CDS encoding tyrosine-type recombinase/integrase is translated as MVKTTNLIGWCKKSKTRSVLQNKCPSPALEQKYNASWNNYIYVVTKSPNQRFYRSDEQYRQQIEKTLAQKRKASEITDSDEQIIRAFIAELRATKGISDVRAAKLCSNITGLRRWTPPFDEMTTPDVYLASDKIRNAGFKNNSEADIIRALKRVCLWICENGKAAPGLQVEKVRLIKTPGYDSATKDVSDLLTPEQVMDMITHAGNIRNQAIISTLYEGGFRIGEIGNLQWSQIKFYEEHATISTDFKTGKQRAIPLYNSLGYLKSWLNQFPGNSSAQGAFVFVARGVEPFTYDGLRKVIQRAADKAGITRKITPHTFRHSRITHLIKEGWKESVIKKMMWGSVESDMFKTYLHLCEDDIADEAAERMGVRRRGRPTNESKKLEPIQCLSCGTVNPFTHRFCSACGTPLTPEAGDRMKLILHTGESDPRFKIAKEAAERALMEMVI
- a CDS encoding type II toxin-antitoxin system CcdA family antitoxin, which encodes MRIITTASGIQEVHTSVTVRLDLYEKAKEMKISLRTVLEKALIDEITRKQA
- a CDS encoding terminase family protein, with product MIQTDLRYALDPCAFSSEICKKDPDPWQRTVLLSNKRLLMNCTRQAGKSTVAAIKALHRAIYYPGSTIIVISKTEQQSKLLLDKLKVFYKLVPDQPQPEEENKTSLKLKNGSWIKALPGNQPDNVRGFSAVDLLIEDEAAFVYDQLYYAILPMLAVSRGKLILMSTPNGKRGHFYQEYTGDGEWIRVKIPWQDCPRIFPSDIEEYKRSLGQWHFKQEFECEFGETLDNVFSFDSIMKAMTEDIEPLYPVMSGLSDDGKPLYEGGIL